A part of Ziziphus jujuba cultivar Dongzao chromosome 8, ASM3175591v1 genomic DNA contains:
- the LOC132805000 gene encoding uncharacterized mitochondrial protein AtMg00810-like, translating into MKREFEMTDLEKLHHFLGIEVHQGREGIFISQEKYANDILKKFKMEQANPASTPCVAGLKLSKNGEGKLVNPSVFRSLVGNLMYLTSTRPDIMFAVSLVRRFMEKPYSNHLCNTPS; encoded by the coding sequence ATGAAAAGGGAGTTTGAAATGACAGATTTGGAAAAACTACATCATTTTCTGGGAATTGAAGTTCATCAAGGCAGAGAAGGAATTTTTATTTCTCAGGAGAAATATgcaaatgatattttgaagaaGTTTAAAATGGAGCAAGCAAATCCTGCATCAACTCCATGTGTTGCTGGATTAAAGTTAAGCAAAAATGGTGAAGGAAAACTTGTCAATCCAAGTGTTTTTAGAAGTCTAGTTGGAAATTTGATGTATCTAACGTCAACAAGGCCTGATATCATGTTTGCTGTTAGTTTGGTGAGAAGATTTATGGAGAAGCCATATTCAAATCatttgtgtaacaccccgtcctga
- the LOC107412959 gene encoding flowering time control protein FY: MMYGEPQQQQQQQQQGGDFHRGPQPPPQPQMMRQPSASSTNMAPPEYHHPSAPAPPIPPYDAHGDNFAGKRRKLTQRRAVDYTSTVVRYMQVRMWQRDLRDRTVLQATPAAAIDMLPTVAYSDNPSTSFAAKFVHTSLNKNRCSINRVLWTPTGRRLITGSQSGEFTIWNGQSFNFEMILQAHDQAIRSMVWSHNDNWMVSGDDGGAIKYWQINMNNVKANKSAHKESVRDLSFCRTDLKFCSCSDDTTVKVWDFARCQEERSLTGHGWDVKSVDWHPTKSLLVSGGKDNLVKLWDAKTGRELCSFHGHKNVVLCVKWNQNGNWLLTASKDQIIKLYDIRVMKELESFRGHRKDVTALAWHPFHEEYFVSGSFDGSISHWLVGHEVPQVEIPNAHDNSVWDLAWHPIGYLLCSGSNDHTTKFWCRNRPGDTTRDKFNMGQNQGYGEQNPAFSGRLPGNFPASDGPTTPGPFPPGLARNEGTIPGVGVAMPLSIPSLDTSIQGEQKPPHQVSMPLGAPPLPPGPHPSLLAVNQQQPYQQNPQQIPQQQHQQHQGHPQQMQPVPMPPPNMPQLQPPHLPLLQHPHLPRPPPQLPQLGMPSSMPSSMPGSMPMPSSVPSSLPIQMPGPMGMQGAMNQMVQQMPQGHFMGMNPMHGGSSAGAPPQVGGFPNGMQNMQGPSNTGGPPMYPQGGAFNRGQAGQMPMMPGYNHYQSTNQSGMPQPPPQGPPHGQLPQ, encoded by the exons ATGATGTACGGTGAGcctcagcagcagcagcagcaacagcaaCAAGGTGGAGATTTTCACAGGGGTCCACAACCACCTCCGCAGCCTCAAATGATGCGCCAGCCGTCTGCTTCTTCAACTAATATGGCTCCTCCGGAGTATCACCACCCCTCTGCCCCTGCTCCTCCTATTCCTCCTTACGATG CCCATGGTGACAATTTTGCTGGAAAAAGGAGAAAGCTTACCCAGAGGAGGGCAGTTGATTACACTAGCACAGTGGTACGATATATGCAG GTTCGAATGTGGCAGCGGGATTTGAGGGATCGGACTGTATTGCAAGCTACACCAGCAGCTGCAATTGAT ATGTTGCCAACAGTTGCGTATTCAGATAATCCATCTACTAGCTTTGCTGCAAAGTTTGTTCATACCTCTTTGAACAAAAACCGTTGTTCAATAAATCGGGTTTTG TGGACTCCTACAGGGAGACGCCTTATAACAGGCTCTCAAAGTGGCGAATTCACTATCTGGAATGGACAatcatttaattttgaaatgattCTTCAG GCGCATGATCAAGCAATTAGGTCTATGGTGTGGAGTCACAACGACAACTGGATGGTCTCTGGTGATGATGGGGGTGCAATCAA GTATTGGCAGATCAACATGAATAACGTGAAGGCCAATAAATCTGCTCATAAAGAATCAGTTCGGGACTTGAG TTTTTGTAGGACAGACTTGAAATTCTGTTCCTGTTCTGATGATACTACTGTTAAAGTCTGGGACTTTGCACGGTGCCAAGAAGAACGCTCTTTAACTG GCCACGGGTGGGATGTGAAGAGTGTTGACTGGCATCCGACAAAGTCTTTATTAGTTTCAG GTGGAAAAGACAACCTTGTCAAACTTTGGGATGCTAAAACAGGGAGAGAACTATGTTCATT TCACGGCCACAAAAATGTTGTGCTTTGTGTCAAATGGAACCAAAATGGTAACTGGTTGCTAACTGCATCAAAAGATCAAATCATCAAG CTTTATGACATAAGGGTCATGAAGGAGCTTGAATCTTTCCGTGGACATCGAAAAGATGTGACTG ctTTGGCTTGGCATCCCTTTCACGAAGAATATTTTGTCAGTGGGAGTTTTGATGGATCTATTTCCCATTGGCTTGTTGG GCATGAAGTTCCCCAAGTAGAAATTCCCAATGCCCATGACAACAGTGTTTGGGATCTTGCATGGCATCCTATTGGATATCTTCTTTGCAG TGGTAGCAATGATCACACAACAAAGTTTTGGTGCAGAAATAGGCCAGGAGACACAACTCGTGATAAATTTAACATGGGTCAGAACCAAG GTTATGGTGAGCAAAATCCTGCTTTTTCTGGTCGCTTACCTGGTAATTTTCCAGCATCGGATGGGCCAACAACTCCTGGACCATTTCCTCCTGGGTTGGCTAGAAATGAGGGAACGATTCCTGGTGTTGGAGTTGCTATGCCACTATCTATCCCATCACTTGACACATCAATTCAGGGTGAGCAAAAGCCACCTCATCAAGTTTCAATGCCTTTGGGGGCTCCTCCTCTTCCACCTGGCCCTCATCCCTCCCTCCTTGCTGTCAATCAGCAACAACCATATCAACAAAACCCTCAACAGATTCCACAacaacaacatcaacaacaCCAAGGACACCCACAACAAATGCAACCTGTGCCTATGCCACCTCCAAATATGCCACAGCTACAGCCTCCCCATTTGCCCTTGCTCCAACATCCGCATTTACCTCGTCCCCCACCCCAGTTGCCCCAACTTGGTATGCCTTCATCTATGCCATCTTCCATGCCTGGATCTATGCCTATGCCCTCATCAGTTCCCTCATCACTTCCTATTCAAATGCCTGGTCCAATG GGGATGCAAGGTGCAATGAATCAGATGGTTCAACAAATGCCTCAAGGTCATTTTATGGGCATGAACCCAATGCATGGAGGATCCTCTGCAGGAGCGCCTCCTCAGGTTGGGGGTTTTCCTAATGGCATGCAAAACATGCAGGGTCCTTCGAATACAGGTGGACCCCCAATGTATCCACAGGGTGGTGCTTTCAACCGGGGACAAGCCGGACAAATGCCAATGATGCCTGGGTATAATCACTACCAG TCCACTAATCAATCTGGGATGCCACAACCTCCGCCGCAAGGACCACCTCACGGTCAGCTACCTCAGTAG
- the LOC107412956 gene encoding probable disease resistance protein At4g27220, translated as MDFLIAVGSTICEYTVDAVAGQLGHIYHYKRNVDNLKSQIQRLEGEKARMQHSIEEAGRNGEEIEGAVEEWMNEVTWTIEKAHDEFFRDEDYAMPLCSSKMFPNLVSRRRLSMIANSLAETAGDEMQRANTLIQKVSYRVPLQSAAIEMTKGSYMIFQSRTPIFNGIMEALRNPDVKMIGVYGMGGIGKTMLAKEVARKAVEDDEFKKTVFVTVSHTPDLHKIQKEIANQLGLKFGETVDDKYVRAKRLSQQLGREKKMLLVIDDIWEKLDLYGAGITFRNGENDCKILLTSRFRNVVCDAMDAHPNFCVEDLCFDEAKDLFDKIVGDQSIKNPAIQALEIKIVKECAGLPIALETVANALKKKDYPIWSNALQELRRSAPTNIEGMKKNVYCSMKLSYDFLGSEEAKSLLLICSLLPEDKEIETEILLKYVMGLPELFQGITNLEEARNRVLTLVDILKASSLLLNVDSRMDTTKMHDVVRDVVIFIGSEKHNMFRLRKAVELEDNKKLKVATAISLPNFEDDAHQLPKKLEFPQLMFFHICNPSLQKAPNFQIPNYFFEATKELQVLNLTSVCLKPLPSSFEFLENLHTLFLNWCEIEDVALIGELRNLKILDLAYSKIGNLPGQIGQLTRLRLLDLSYCSKLEVIECNVISNLVHLEELYMFGSFTRWDIEEGNSGRRNACLMELKDLSRLTTLHLHIPDVNVMPKESFTMNLERYDILIGEGPTYLDDSFAHTKQASRKLELTELNISRVPERRGLEALLKRSVVLNLYGSTGVNNVIHELNGDCFPELMHLSIVNNDEMQYIINSMDQRYHSQNAFFPSLETLQLENVKKLEKIWHGELLTNSFVRLRVVKVKDCERLKNLLSSSSVRGIEEIEVINCKMMSEIVTYGREDVHPHIILAKIEFPHLRSLILKSSPNLAHFPFSKLEATFSGHRKEEEPLLDVNSPLPFFYPMVALPSLKDLKLSNLNSEKLLPDHPPENFNMQNLTNLKIHGCNSLKYLLSFSMATNIVQIEHLEVRECSVMEDVLAINDKERMVKKELLPNLKSLVLDNLPNLGRFCSKRSWGEFSSLARLRINNCPKLEIEDSIWKLPQLQRLILKRINVAQKAMWNCQYEIDHEGLNEDDQEHAGIFPCLKFLILVELTDRLMDTREKNYHSAGRAFQNLKYLFVFQGQTLKNLVPAFQALRFLVVSKCHGMEYLLTPSTAKSLTQLRTMVIEKCERMIQIIADYNRSQTEEGTEIVFDRLEELALVNLQNLRNFYSGNCVMRFPNLKRLIFEYCPQIVSFCEGNISTPKLKKLILYIDADGDGDIVYDNVMEFDFDKDGVLLFDDCEFSSFPMQQLEEGDINAATRKLWLNNQG; from the exons ATGGACTTTCTTATAGCGGTTGGTTCAACAATTTGCGAGTATACAGTTGATGCAGTTGCCGGTCAATTGGGCCATATCTATCACTACAAAAGAAATGTGGACAACCTCAAGTCTCAAATTCAGCGTTTGGAAGGTGAAAAAGCCAGGATGCAGCACTCTATTGAGGAGGCTGGACGAAATGGCGAGGAAATCGAAGGTGCTGTGGAGGAGTGGATGAATGAAGTAACTTGGACCATTGAAAAGGCTCATGATGAATTTTTTAGAGATGAAGATTATGCAATGCCTCTGTGTTCAAGCAAGATGTTTCCGAATTTGGTATCACGAAGGCGGCTCAGCATGATAGCAAACTCCTTGGCAGAAACTGCTGGTGATGAAATGCAACGAGCAAACACATTAATACAAAAGGTTTCTTACCGCGTCCCACTACAGTCGGCTGCCATTGAAATGACCAAAGGAAGCTACATGATTTTCCAATCAAGAACCCCCATCTTCAACGGAATTATGGAGGCATTAAGGAATCCTGATGTCAAGATGATTGGAGTTTATGGTATGGGCGGCATTGGCAAAACcatgcttgccaaagaagttgcCAGAAAAGCTGTTGAGGATGACGAGTTCAAAAAGACAGTTTTTGTCACCGTATCTCATACTCCGGACCTCCACAAGATCCAAAAAGAAATTGCAAATCAGCTAGGTCTAAAGTTTGGTGAAACTGTGGATGACAAATATGTAAGAGCAAAACGACTAAGTCAGCAACTGGGGCGAGAAAAGAAGATGTTACTTGTCATAGATGACATCTGGGAGAAATTGGACTTGTATGGAGCTGGGATAACTTTTCGAAATGGTGAGAATGATTGTAAGATTCTTCTCACCTCTAGATTTCGAAATGTGGTATGTGATGCTATGGATGCCCACCCGAATTTCTGCGTTGAAGATTTATGCTTTGATGAAGCAAAAGATTTGTTTGACAAAATAGTGGGTGATCAATCAATTAAAAACCCAGCAATTCAAGCTTTGGAAATTAAGATTGTCAAAGAATGTGCGGGCTTACCAATTGCGCTCGAGACAGTTGCAAATGCATTGAAAAAGAAAGACTATCCTATCTGGAGTAATGCCTTGCAAGAGCTGAGAAGATCTGCCCCAACCAACATCGAAGGCATGAAAAAAAATGTGTATTGCAGCATGAAGTTGAGTTATGACTTTTTAGGAAGTGAGGAAGCAAAGTCATTACTCTTGATTTGTAGTTTACTTCCTGAAGATAAAGAGATTGAAACCGAGATATTGTTGAAGTATGTTATGGGGCTGCCGGAACTATTTCAAGGCATCACAAACTTAGAAGAGGCAAGAAATAGAGTGCTCACACTGGTTGATATTCTAAAGGCTTCTTCTTTATTGTTGAATGTTGATTCCCGCATGGACACAACAAAAATGCATGACGTAGTTCGTGATGTTGTCATCTTCATTGGATCTGAAAAACACAATATGTTTCGTCTTAGAAAGGCTGTTGAGCTGGAAGACAATAAAAAACTCAAAGTTGCAACTGCAATTTCACTTCCAAATTTTGAGGATGACGCTCATCAACTTCCGAAAAAATTGGAGTTTCCACAACTTATGTTTTTTCATATCTGCAATCCATCTCTCCAGAAGGCTCCAAACTTCCAAATCCCAAACTATTTTTTTGAAGCAACGAAGGAGCTTCAAGTTTTAAATTTGACTTCTGTATGTCTAAAACCGCTACCTTCATCTTTTGAATTCCTTGAAAATCTTCATACTCTGTTTTTGAATTGGTGTGAGATAGAAGATGTGGCTTTAATTGGAGAGTTAAGGAATCTGAAAATTCTTGACCTTGCATATTCCAAAATTGGGAATTTGCCAGGACAAATAGGACAATTGACTCGTCTACGATTATTAGATTTGAGCTATTGTTCCAAACTTGAAGTGATTGAATGCAATGTCATATCAAACTTAGTACATCTAGAAGAGCTGTATATGTTTGGGAGCTTTACAAGATGGGACATTGAAGAAGGCAATTCTGGAAGAAGAAATGCTTGTCttatggagttaaaggatttaTCTAGACTGACCACTTTACATTTACACATACCGGATGTCAATGTTATGCCAAAAGAGTCGTTTACTATGAACCTGGAGAGATACGACATATTAATAGGAGAAGGACCAACATACTTGGACGATTCCTTTGCTCACACAAAGCAAGCTTCAAGAAAACTGGAACTAACTGAGCTCAATATAAGCAGAGTTCCAGAACGTCGTGGTCTTGAAGCCTTACTGAAAAGGTCAGTAGTTTTGAATCTTTATGGATCAACTGGTGTGAACAATGTTATTCATGAGTTAAACGGAGATTGTTTTCCAGAGTTGATGCATCTTAGTATTGTGAACAATGATGAAATGCAATACATCATTAATTCCATGGATCAAAGATATCATTCTCAGAATGCTTTCTTTCCAAGTTTGGAGACATTGCAGCTTGAAAATGTAAAGAAATTAGAAAAGATATGGCATGGTGAACTCTTAACAAATTCTTTTGTTCGATTAAGAGTTGTAAAAGTGAAAGATTGTGAAAGATTGAAGAATCTCTTGTCATCCTCCAGTGTCAGAGGGATTGAGGAAATCGAAGTTATTAATTGTAAGATGATGAGTGAAATAGTTACTTATGGAAGGGAAGATGTTCATCCCCACATAATCTTGGCGAAGATTGAGTTTCCTCATTTACGTTCCTTGATATTAAAATCTTCTCCGAATCTTGCTCATTTCCCTTTTTCCAAATTAGAAGCTACTTTCAGTGGTCACAGGAAAGAGGAGGAGCCGTTGTTAGATGTGAATAGCCCCCTGCCTTTTTTTTATCCAATG GTTGCATTGCCTAGCTTGAAGGATTTGAAGTTGTCCAACCTGAACTCTGAAAAGTTATTGCCAGACCATCCTCCAGAAAACTTTAACATGCAGAATCTAACAAACTTGAAGATTCATGGTTGCAATAGTTTAAAGTatctcttgtctttttctatGGCCACAAACATTGTACAGATCGAGCACCTAGAGGTACGTGAATGCAGTGTTATGGAAGATGTACTAGCCATAAATGACAAAGAAAGGATGGTGAAAAAGGAACTGCTTCCCAATCTTAAGTCCTTAGTGCTTGACAATCTCCCAAACTTGGGAAGATTTTGCTCCAAAAGAAGTTGGGGAGAGTTTTCATCCTTGGCTAGACTGAGGATAAATAATTGTCCAAAACTGGAAATTGAAGATTCTATTTGGAAGCTGCCTCAGTTGCAAAGATTGATATTGAAGCGGATTAATGTTGCCCAGAAAGCAATGTGGAACtgtcaatatgaaattgatCATGAAGGTCTAAATGAGGATGATCAAGAACATGCCGGAATATTTCCctgtttgaaatttctaattCTAGTTGAGCTGACTGACCGTTTGATGGATACAAGGGAGAAGAATTACCATTCTGCAGGAAGAGCCTTCcagaatttgaaatatttatttgtattccaAGGCCAAACGTTAAAGAATCTTGTCCCAGCCTTCCAAGCTTTGAGGTTTCTGGTAGTGTCAAAATGCCATGGAATGGAATATTTGTTAACACCATCAACAGCTAAAAGTCTGACTCAACTGAGAACGATGGTGATAGAAAAATGCGAAAGGATGATTCAAATAATAGCAGATTATAATAGAAGTCAAACAGAGGAGGGTACTGAAATTGTTTTTGATCGGCTGGAAGAGTTGGCACTTGTTAATCTACAAAACCTCAGGAATTTCTATTCAGGGAATTGTGTAATGAGATTTCCAAATTTGAAACGGTTAATTTTCGAATATTGCCCTCAGATTGTGAGTTTTTGTGAAGGAAATATTAGCACCCCAAAACTGAAGAAATTGATACTATATATAGACGCAGATGGAGATGGAGATATAGTTTATGATAACGTTATGGAGTTTGACTTTGATAAAGATGGAGTACTGCTTTTTGACGATTGCGAATTCAGTTCTTTCCCAATGCAACAGTTAGAAGAGGGTGACATTAATGCTGCCACAAGAAAGCTATGGCTGAACAACCAAGGTTGA